Genomic segment of Arachis hypogaea cultivar Tifrunner chromosome 11, arahy.Tifrunner.gnm2.J5K5, whole genome shotgun sequence:
GCGTTGCCTTCACCTACAACATGCGCACCACCATCAGCCAGACAaggcaaataaaataaacactatAAGAAGCTTGAGTTAATAATCATAACATACCCGTATTCGCATACTCAGGAAATTTCGGGTCATGCATGGCTTTGAGATCTAGAGTCCGCATAAAAGACGGAACACCAAACGGGTGCTGCCTTACAATCGCATTCGCTTCATTTTGCACCTCCGGATTGCCTTCCAAGTCTCCGTCATCGTTTTcgtcatcgacttcatagttagcttcgaactcctcttcactgtcattattatcttcttcccaatctatatccccGAGCTCATCAACATTGACTTCCTCGCCAACCGCGCCCGACCCTGACTGCTAttcaaactcaacgtacagctctatcatcggcacgtgaaatcgggtttgttgataaatatagAACATCTGCTGCATACTGGCATCGTCAGTGATGGGTATTAATTGAAACTGTATTAGCCCACCAAATACTTGCACAGGACTTCTATATAAAAGGTTGCTCACCCTTTTCAAAATGTGGCTTTGAATGTTATTATAAAGCCCATTTTGCAACTCGACGAAGCTCATGGTACATGGAATAGCAAATGACAacggacattcacaaacaaaagtcactcctTCATGTGTGTTTGGTAAAACTTCACTGTTATAATATACTCGCAAATTTGCAATATTTTTCATAACTTCAACCTCACCTACTCCGATTTTTTTGACACACCTAACTGTCAAGAAAACTAAGAACTACAACATATGTATACGAAAGAAGAGTATGATTAGTAGAATGGGAGTGAGGCCGTTTGGGCGAGGAGTGCTTCGTATTTATAGGCAGGCCTcttcattaaaatatttttttcacaaaacgcaacctgcgtttttcattttccaaaaaaataatcTGACAACGCAAAAAACGCAGCCTGCGTTTTGCctttcccaaaaaaaaaagctGACATTTAGCACAAAACGCAAGCTGCGTTTTGTTattacgaaaaaaaaatttttttaacccATCACAAAACACAGGCTGcgtttggattaaaacaaataaaaaaaattttgaaaagccTGCAGAAAGCAAAATGCAGCCCACATTTGTTccctttcttgaaaaaaaaaaaaaacaaaaacaggcCAAAAATAAAACGTATCTTATGTTTTACACGTGACACCATTGCAGAAAAAAATTTATCCATGCGTCCATTACATTGAACAACACCAAACTTtgttccataacaaaaaaaaatgagccGAAATAAAcacttaaaagattttaaaagcatgataaaaattaaataaccaaaaaatatatttgttttgtAAGAATGACCATATAGTGTAGAATCCAGAGCTGAAAACAATGATTGCCGTTAAAGTTGCATCATGATTCATGACAGATGGATCACCAATTACAGCACTGGTATCTTAAGTACAAACATACtatcttttgtctttttctttgtcaTGACATACACCTATACATACACCTATATAGTACTAGTGTACATGTTTATATAGTACACTACTAGCCAATGTTCAAATCAAGCAATAGAATAGTTCTTACTTTCCTCATTCTCGCTTCCttgcttttaagttttaacatcATTCAAAGAAATTCACTTGAGAGTGATTCTCATAAATTTGGATTATGCAACAGAAGATGATGATTCTCTAGCATTGTGAATTGTGATGTGAGCAGAGTGGCACAAAACACTGAATTAACCCAACACCATGTAATAAATTGGGATTCTCAATTGCACTCTTAGAAAATTTATTGTGGAAGAATATAAGAAAtcaagaatttttattttttattttttttcccctAATAATTTCATATATGATATAAGAGAAGTTCTTGTATGAATGCAAATCTAACACCTTATATTAACAcaataaaagtgaattttatcatttttattattcctaCCTGAAATCCCCAACTAGTATCCAAAATGGAGTATAAATCATATCTATGTCCAaaaatgattttcttatttattttgtaattaaggAACCTAATATAAAaacagagaaaagaaagaaagaaagaaagaaagaaatttgACAACATTAGAGACCATAAACAATTTTCACATGAAAGATGCATAAACCAAGCCAAGAAATTAATAGTAATCTATACAGAAGAAGTGGTTGATTTTGCTCATTTTCATGACATCATATATAAATATCTAAGTTTGTAATTCATTTACATTTGCATTATTAGAAGATGGAAAAACTTTGCTCAACATTCTCTTCAAAGAACAACCAACAATTACCAAAGATGTTGAGGTTTCTGTTTCTGAGACAGAAGAATCACTGCTACTACTCACTCTTTCTCCATTTTCAttattctctctaatttcagAACTTTGACCAAAATCATCAACCACAATCTCAACTAAAGCAGAGGCACCACTACCATCATCAACATTATGAACATGAACATGATCATGATCATGATCATTATGATCACCCCCATCATCAATAACAGAACCTAATTGGGAATTGTCATTCTCAACAACAATCCCACTACTAATAATTATTGGAGCCCTGCAAATTGGACAATTTGAATGAGAATTCAGCCACATATCAATGCATTCAACATGAAAACCATGTCCACATTTTGGTAAACACCTTCCCATCTCTCCATCTTCAAAAGAACTCAAACAAATCACACACTCAagctcatcactattctcaacttCTTCACTACCTTTCAATACTTCTGAATTAGTAGTAGTATAAATGAAAAGAGGAATTCTTGCAATGATAGAAGAATCTAACCCTTTTGATGTATTGTGATGAGAACTTGATGATGATGGGAATATTGGTGAATCTTCTATGTTGAAGCTGTGGAAGTGGTGGAACCTTGCAGGGCCAAGAACATCAGAAACAGTTACTGTGGCTGCTCTGCGGCGGCGGCGACGACGGCGGCGAGCATTTGCCTGAGCCTGAGCCTGAGCTAGGAACCATTTAGCATAGagatggaggagaaggacaaagagGATTACAAGGAGCAAAGATATTATGGCTGCAAGCATTATGTTGCTGTTGTCTGAGAACATGTTTTGGAATATTTGACTCAAAGTGTtcatgttcttgttcttgttcttgtttgaaTCAGATTGTGTTAGCAACTTAGCATTCTAATGTGAAAAATTTGTGGTCTTTTGTGTGGTTTTGGAATGAATGGCCAAAagggtataattttttttatgaaagatTTGGACTTGGAAGGGTTTTTTAGGACTTTGATATATGATGTGATTTTAGGTACATACATACATGCATAACCCCAAGTCCCTAAAAGAAGTTCTTTTTTTTGTGGATCTAAGAATCATTGGTGTGATTTTATTTTGGTCTTATTGTGTTATGTGAAAGTGGGTTACGTGAAAGTGAAGTTAGTGTGAATAAATTAGAAGGGATTGTTGCCTCTTGCATTTGGTACATTTGCGTGTAATGGTTAGCAACAAGTTTTGGTTTCTCTCATGCACTTGTATTATTGTATTTGCTTAAGGGGAGTCAGTGACCAAATTCTATTCTATTCTACGTATAATTATATATCccctttcttttttattataaaattaaaagagagtaATTTCCTTTTACCATATAATCAATTTTattatatgagtttaattttgatgcacgccagtataaaatattttatacagacATTTAATGATATCTGTTTTTTCAGATGAATATTCACGCAATCAATGTTAAAGATAATTGTTTTTGTTGACATAGATTTGATTTGGTAAACTTTTTTAAAGAGATGTTGGTGCTTTTCAAAagcacaaaatttttattttgtgtttgataaattaaaaagattatgtaTTTGTCCTTACAGTTTTTAAATAtaggagtatttttaaaaatacctaAGGTGGAGTTTTTCAAGAATATGtatacttatcaaaattaaaagttctaatataactttatatattaattaatttttaaatttaactcttatatttatatttattataatattttcaaattttaaaaaattattttatcaaacacaattattagtatttatgtttattaaaaataatttttaatttaatttaccaaatataaatactacaattttttagaaattgtcttttaaaaactaacttttataaattatttttgaaaagtaaaaattttaataaaccaaATCATAGTATTCcagatatcaaaattaaattcttattacaTATGATCtcgaaatatataaatatttcagAAATTAGAATGTAGATTTTGTCTCTTCCATTTTAACAATGCTATTTCCCTTTTATTGAAGCAAGAACTCTAATATGAAGTGTGCGCATATACTGTTATACTAAAATTCCGATAGTGATGCTTAATTAGTAACATGTTTTGCATTTACTGAAATTAGATATACTTAGTTTTGGGAATGtaagtaaaataataagaataataataatgaaatacttaAATTAGTAGTGTGAGGTGATGGACTTAAAGTCAAAGGGGGAATCCATTATAATTGAGATCCCTATGTCCAAAGAGGTAAAAAATGCATAGAAGGGTGAAGAGTAGTGGGGAAAAAAGGGTGGCAGAAATGAAGGACTCGTGAAGGCGACGGCAGCATGAGAGTTGTTAAAGACTTTGATTGGATTCATGTGAACCTCTTTTTAGTCTTTCACACCTTTGTTTatacattgttgttgttgttgttgataagGAGTGGTTTAACTcaattcttaatattttaattttaatagataTAAAATTTCAATCTCATaacacataataaaaaaaattatgtattctcttaattatttaaaaaattgattactttataactttgaaatattttttatgggaaagtatgaggaaccaatagaatatttgtataatgcgtataatggaggtttagggagtattagagatataattattagtattaCCTTTTCTCATCAGCTgaaatttttgggatgagtggtatcatgacatgatattagaactttagatccgaaaggtcaagagttccaTTATCTCCCTAACAGAatccattttttatttatcaattcaaAAAGATGATTGAGAGAGTTTTAAAGATTTTATCAATTAGAATTTTGCCGATAAATATTCTAAGTATATTTACTTACTTAGGAGatcaacataaaaaatataaataaataaaaaataaaattagagaaagGTCAAATGTATTTAACTGTTTAATataaaagtcaccaaaaaaactgtttaatataaaaattattaaaaatctaaaaatttaaagtttgcaATACTTTTATAATGTATTTACTGAATGAAAAATTTAAGAATATCTATTCTAACTAAATAATTGCTTTGTTAGAAATACCTTTACTTTTAAAACACTCTttcaaaaggataaaaaaaaaaaaaaaagaaatgttccattttaattatttattaattctgCAAAACTGAGAAACTGGGTAGAGAGGATCCCTAGGCAAAGGGTTCTATCATTCTGAGTCAACACTCAACAGCCATGACTCGATATAGGagtattctttttcttttgggtAAAGGATTGCACCAAACCCAAAGCAAATAAATGAAAAGTGAGAATAATGGAAAACACCCGTCACCTCATCATTTTTTGCACTtgaatgaataaattaaaaaaaactataaaattggTATTCGAAAAATTCGTGACACTGAaaaaaataatcctaaaaaatgcaaaaaataaaagaagaaaatttaaaataatcccGATAATTATCTCGAAAGATAACGaggcttttgaaaaaaaaatttcaattcggCTCCTAACAATTACTTCGAAAACACAACGAAGTTCGTGTgccaaaaaaaatcaatgttatttttttggcACAGAGGttaatcaattcaaaaaaaaatatcagagaccggattaaatattttttttcttggagGCCTCATTGTcctgtcctttcgagataattgtcaggacCGAATAGGGTATTCAATCAAAATAAAATGGCTTTtgcaagattttaaattttgataaaaatatccaACGTAAATCGATGATTACCTGGCTAACACATACAGTGCAGTTAGGTggcattttgaattatttttaatcaGTTCCAAGCTAGAAATTCGTATAATTCCTAAATCCaacttatttaaaattaaaattcctaattcaaaataaattttctgaATGGCAAACTCGGTTTAAGGTGATGGTGTTTGGTGTTGAAGCACTTGACAAGAACGATGTTGATCCTGCTTTCATGGCTAAGCTTGCTAAGATTGTTAGTTTCCTCTACGATTTGGAGAATTTTCTTTTGATCATTATGGTTACCTCTTCTGTTCTGGTAGAGAATTTCTCcaacaattcaaataaaaaaaattaattgaatgagtttaattgattttaaaaatttcattgattttttaaaaattagtacaAGAAAAGTTGTTATAAGTTTTATGGTTTAGTTTGTAAAAAATTAATGTATTACAAGTGGTTACAAATTTTACAGTGATAAGTatgtcgacttcacgtgaagttaataactGACagttgttagatgatttgactgatttgactaaattttcatctaacggctctcaactatcaacttcacgtgaagtcgactacacCTGAGATTTCACCAATAAAAGTGgttctttaaaaatagaaaatatgattaattaaaaaattaaaataataaaatattaaatttaaaggcTGAATTTTGTTGTATAGGTaacatttttcttaaaaattatatgaattttCATGTTGGAACtcattaaaaataattcaaaatgccATTTAATTGTGCTATTATCCAGGAAATCATTTCGGATAGCCACCATGGAAGAGTTTTCCGGCAACACATACGTTATCAACTACATTTTtgtcaaatattaaaatttttttagaggtTATTTTTGTCTTTTACGTTATTTAGGTTGTTTTCATTGGCATTAGAATTTTTAGAAACGGTTTAataatttactttaaaaaaattcatttcctCATTTAAGTATTTaacgttttttaaaattttttactgttTTAAACATTCTCTAACTATTTTGCAACAGTTTATAGTGCAGGTAAAGATTGCGAAATAAACTAACAATGCTATTATGCAGCTTATGGCAGCGAAATCGTGAGACAAAACTATAGCACATATGCTGCATGTAAAATTATATGTGAAATTATCATAAAAGATGGCTACATATATCTCAGATCTTcccaataatttttattttttatttattattatttttttctcacaAAGACAAATTCACCAAATAGCTAGTGAGTATATAGTTATTATTGTTTATCTTAATACAATAATATCACATAAAGATGATAGTGTACATTTTAAATATAGTAATTCTGATGTTATGCATACTTGATAGTTATATTCGTTgacagaatttaaaaatttaattttagtcaACATAAAATGTTTGAAATTAAATACgtttaaaaaattacatatcGGTGCATTTCATTAGTAGATACCGTGTGAAATATTTAGTATAAAGTATTTTGTCAAAAGAATGATAAACAAGTGATGAAATTTTGCATGTtagcaataatttttttttcctcaCATACAGTTTTATCAGATTGTACAACAGTAAAACCTAATTAGGTGAAAAGAACCAAATCTCtcacaatattttaattttatcacttaaaaattaaaatttttgtagaattacaaatttttttatgtatttattatcaCGGATGAAAACTTCAAatcttgtgttttttattttttgttttatttacgAAAACAAGTGTTTTAAGTTACACTTGTTAGCAAAATCTAACACTTTACTTAGACAATTGATGTATAAAAAGTTCACCATCTACATAATTTTAAAATGGAAAACATGCAACACTTCTCAATTTATGTACCTTCTCttgtaaaaaatttatattctcttATCGGCTTATCCTATATAAGTATAACTATATAAGTTTATATTTATGATTGATATTTCTCCTAAAATTCCACATTTGTCTTTACTTTCATAATTGATGAATCAAAGTGAGTGTATAGTAAtagtattatataaaattttaacatgCATGATATAATTTATTCAGATACAACGAGACATGCCTTGGAGATGAAAAAGGCATTATTTCACAAGTGATGCtgaatcacattttttttttcaagctatTCATTATGCATTATTAATCATATACGGAAATCAATTTTGACAAACtcataaaatatatatgttatattaattagccatctctttttatatatagttTTTAAAGTTGTCATGGAAAAATTCACTTCTATTAGCAATGTAACTTCAGTGATTAATATATATAGACACCTATAATATAGGGTATTATCATGGATAGGAAACATGCAAacacataaatttaaaatttttataagatatagaaatacgatatatatatatatatatatatatatatatatatatatatatataatattttttagataaattataataatattttaatattttattgatattaaaatataaattatttttttaattatttttaatattttttttaattatataaactatttaaaatatttttattttaataattaataatatatactatttctaaactcatttcaagaatatatgttgAAAATAAAGTTGAACATGCTGACACGTTATGTATTTAAGTGTGTTTTAGTATAtctgaagattttttttttatttttttattaagacacaattaaacacaaaataCATGTATCGGGTAAGTATCAATGAATGTCATCAATGTATCCGAAATGCAGATACGACCAATAAAAAAAaggggttaatagtcaaattagtcccttaaagataagacattttttaaatttatcctaaaataatttttttaatcaaattggtCCTTAAAAAAttacgaattaatcatatttgtcctcCAATAACTCCATTTACAATTTTCTTCAAGGATTGATGTTGTAAAACgttaattgataacatatataatacctGATATGTCTAATTGGGTATTGActaaatatgtttatgaaaatttattaatttagtcattttttcCAATTACAAAAATCATATTCCTAATATGACCTAgtgactaaattgatagattttcgtaaatatatttagtcaacgtctaattgaacatgttatgTGTCATATATGCTATCAGTTAACATTTCACATCATCAATCGTTGACAAAAATTGTGAGTGGAGTAATTGAAGGACAGATGTAATTAATTCGTAATTTTTGAATaaccaatttgattgaaaaaatcttttaaagacaaatttaaaaaatatcttatcttttagagactaatttgagtattaaaaaaaaaaaaaaaagtgtccgGACCGCATAGAGAGACACCAAGAGGGATTATTGTAAGATAAACTTGTGATGATTTTTTGTAAATGGAGaaatattgaaaattattatACAGCTGTAAAATATTACTATGAGTTATTTTTTATACATTTGTTTACTTTGTCAATATTAGAGGGATGGTAACAATTTGGTTGGACTAGACAGAAGTGGGGGACCTCATTACTACAGTTATAAAAAGATCAAAGGATATGTTCAGAGGACCCCATGTGACTTTATcagtctttatttttttttgttttcttttcttttttaaagaaAGTTGATAAAACATTTCCTCTACTATTTCTTGTCACTCTACAATGCAATGCAAGTTCTGTTTcaatacaaataggaacagtAGATATTTGTAATTGTTGTGAATAGATTCGATTCCAACACactttgatttgatgcaatttgcaatgaaattatgcaatgcatgctTCCGGCCATGGAATTTATTCCTTTTTAAGAGGAGACATATAAATTTCATATTCATACATCATCGCATGCTGTTTGGTGTTATAGCCTCGTGAACTCTGACGCAACTACTCCTTCCCCAACTATTTAGTTTTGCTAGAGATGAAACTACATTTGATAATTAACATTTTATTTGATAATCAGTTTCATTTTGAAGTTTAATTGTACTCACTTTGGTTATTGAATTTTATAACCGTGAATCAAATTAATCCTTGTAACACAAATTTAGTTAACAAAATGTTTATATATGTAACTAACTCTCATTTTGATAGTTTAACAACTAATTTAACGGTTGAAGTGTGACTCAATTTTGATCTCTCTTTTAGTCTATTAAAAAAACTACATTAAACCTCACACCTTTACTTAAATTAGACTTGGTCCCGCACAATATGCAAAAAACCTAAAAGTATAAACTTTTCTGTACATATTTTtagataactaaaaataataaagttgtttttggttttataatttgttataaaataatttgTAATTTTGTATAACTCTTAAAACAAAGAACTATATCATAATAAattctataatataataaaaccAAACATGGTACACTTTTTCCAATTTTCTAAAGATGTAAttgttgaaattagaattttgggaACTATTTTAATACCTCAGAAACCATTTGGAACTTAGCTCATAAAAAAGTCTGTTTCTAAAATCCAGATGAAAGAAACTTGGTGGAATTTGTATTAGCCATGAAGTATAATGTAATGTCTTACAAAGAGAACATCATTTACACTTGAAATGAAACAAATGTTGAGTTTGAAGAGCATGACTTCCCTTCTTTATGATAATAATGTAATCCACTTGTGGGAATAATACATTTTTAACAAattgaaagaagaaggagaatgcaTAATTTGTCTATACAAGACACAACATAAGCAAGAGAGCTTCTCATCAGTTCATTTTTCAGTCCATTAGTTTGTATCTTTTCTCTTGGACACCAGTAACTCCCATTTGTATCTCTATTATTGTATGAAGAGGCACCTGCAATGCAATTGACAAATTCCATCTTAGATATCTTGtgcatattttataatattagataaattagtccccaataaaataacataacaaatttctcttttatttttgaaaattttagacAATCTAATCCCTTACCTatactatattttttatataaaaaattaaagactaatttggcacttttaaaaaacattttaaaaatatttggaactgatttgtcttttttattttatagagatTAATTTGTCTAATCTGCACTCCTAATTTGTGTCCTCTAAAACTTAGAAGACTTCATATAACCTTAAGCTTCAATAAGAATTTGATTTTATCCTTCCATTTAAGGGTTACTAAACTActaagttttcttttttttataaaaaaaatctagtatttatattttatccATTATAGAAATTTTAAAAGCAACTTTATCATATAGTTGATTTTGTAGTCTCTAGAGATCTTCTCAGAAAGCCATATCACCAACAAAATTTGACTAGAAAAAACTTGAAGTTTTAACCATCAAATCAAGTTTCAAATGGACTCAATCTAGTAAAAGAAAAAAGGGACAACAGAGCTCAACTACTATGAATCCACTGATTACCTCTATATGTGGAATTTCTTGCAAAGGCCTGTCAGCAAAATAAGCATATAATGCCCTCAAAACTGCCTGCAATGAGAAAAACAAGGAACCACATGTCCACATTCAGAGATTAAaccaatcaaacaagaaaataaaacaaaaaaaaaaatacaacatttGTAAGGACTATGTTAGTCTAATTGCCAAAAAGCAAAACCTGGTGAGATATCACAACCACTGGTGCTCGTTGTCGCTCAAGCTCAATAATTACAGGTTCTAACCTGCATTGTTTAGGGAAgaaaaaccaaaaccaaaaccaaaacctgAAGTTAGATATCAAACAAGCTGAAAG
This window contains:
- the LOC112719982 gene encoding uncharacterized protein, yielding MNTLSQIFQNMFSDNSNIMLAAIISLLLVILFVLLLHLYAKWFLAQAQAQANARRRRRRRRRAATVTVSDVLGPARFHHFHSFNIEDSPIFPSSSSSHHNTSKGLDSSIIARIPLFIYTTTNSEVLKGSEEVENSDELECVICLSSFEDGEMGRCLPKCGHGFHVECIDMWLNSHSNCPICRAPIIISSGIVVENDNSQLGSVIDDGGDHNDHDHDHVHVHNVDDGSGASALVEIVVDDFGQSSEIRENNENGERVSSSSDSSVSETETSTSLVIVGCSLKRMLSKVFPSSNNANVNELQT